The Denticeps clupeoides chromosome 5, fDenClu1.1, whole genome shotgun sequence genome includes a region encoding these proteins:
- the LOC114789743 gene encoding uncharacterized protein LOC114789743, with translation MRFEILLCLLQFWKTTAIPWTPDTRKVSESTCIKLGQRVQLIHNLDCGRWVWKLFKGSDTPHITILPRVSVSWPPGVAPEPNCTRKICCKTGSTHLPTSRIIGHTLNNPTQFRNTTAWYRLKAIADSNIGSMHIMHHQDNNGRDPKKCYNIKDLEPASYRCRHTEPHNHTHIGYTELLFNLTSPTTEDNRPRAFVWTSRREGTYCVGKCKSNLNTFTNPQNCSWTSNYCITLTTCGYRKPSQCPKLHPIPPGGLIRGNINKTLLHDVNLVMTHVSYNISNILSAYVTHCDDDDKTYTWLQTRIDDLVSDYKSRLAVQTPPTRNKRDLFSEVTGLFGSVNSIKNTYKITGQSQYLAWLTNQIATGFQHITNSNENIIKAVKSEAQTLLTISRSLFNQTKTIERDLACRTYAQDLFTTARQEILDLRLRKTPRHALNDLINILDLHRWFTSDKMKIINYSELLSTLMLYTGKECIGCIGFFVTFPLIHPDQVYPNSTTIRSIGTVVKDQVIKWDQLMGYMTSKGTEILFTTRTCCHETSSYVICVCNTLQPFAYNDTRLISVQSLHGYSDAVQVSHTQWCVVSEMTSFSYGGLTCPTNHTFCLEISEDFSMGQLNILGRTALEVDVSPWWDDTFYEQGIHALAETMNLVQQTIQETEYHLNQAQVEVNMAKKTTRILSSSSTRSAKDAYTWWDWVFRGCVISSALIFTFSLVQCCYFHSVLRTLHSTTRAAFILNPLQLPTSQRP, from the exons ATGAGGTTTGAAATCCTTCTCTGCCTACTGCAATTCTG GAAAACCACTGCCATCCCATGGACCCCGGATACGCGGAAGGTTTCTGAATCCACATGCATCAAGCTAGGACAGCGAGTCCAGCTCATACACAACTTAGACTGTGGGAGATGGGTATGGAAACTTTTTAAGGGGTCAGACACACCTCACATCACAATTTTACCTAGGGTATCAGTTTCATGGCCCCCCGGTGTAGCACCGGAACCAAATTGCACACGCAAAATATGTTGTAAGACAGGATCCACCCATCTCCCGACATCCAGAATAATAGGACACACACTTAATAATCCCACACAATTTCGAAATACAACTGCCTGGTATAGGCTTAAGGCAATAGCAGACTCAAATATCGGTAGTATGCACATAATGCACCACCAAGATAATAATGGACGAGATCCAAAAAAATGCTATAACATCAAGGATCTTGAACCTGCATCGTATCgatgcagacacacagaaccacacaaccacacacacatagggtATACAGAACTGCTATTTAACTTAACTTCCCCTACAACTGAAGACAATAGACCGAGAGCTTTTGTTTGGACCAGTCGGAGAGAAGGAACCTACTGTGTAGGAAAATGCAAATCCAACCTCAATACATTTACTAACCCTCAAAATTGCTCATGGACATCAAATTATTGCATAACTCTCACCACTTGTGGCTATCGCAAACCCTCACAATGTCCCAAGTTACATCCCATCCCTCCAGGCGGACTCATCAGAGGGAATATTAATAAGACACTACTACATGATGTAAATCTTGTCATGACACATGTCAGTTACAACATATCTAACATCTTATCTGCATATGTAACTCATTGTGATGACGATGATAAAACCTACACATGGTTGCAGACACGTATCGATGATCTAGTTTCTGATTACAAAAGTAGATTGGCTGTTCAAACACCACCCACACGAAACAAACGGGATCTATTCAGTGAAGTCACTGGTCTTTTTGGCTCAGTGAActccattaaaaatacatacaaaatcaCTGGACAATCTCAGTATCTTGCATGGCTGACAAACCAAATCGCTACAGGATTCCAACACATCACGAATAGCAacgaaaacataattaaagcaGTTAAATCAGAGGCCCAAACACTTTTGACCATTAGCCGCTCACTTTTTAATCAAACTAAAACAATTGAACGTGACTTGGCATGCAGAACATATGCCCAAGATTTATTCACAACAGCCAGACAAGAAATATTGGACCTTCGACTCCGAAAAACTCCCAGACATGCCTTAAATGATTTAATCAACATCCTAGATTTGCATAGGTGGTTTACATCTGACAAAATGAagattattaattattctgaACTGTTGTCTACACTTATGCTATATACTGGAAAAGAATGTATTGGATGCATAGGATTTTTTGTTACCTTCCCTTTGATACATCCTGACCAAGTATATCCAAATTCGACCACCATTCGTTCAATTGGCACCGTAGTCAAAGACCAGGTGATAAAATGGGACCAACTCATGGGGTACATGACATCCAAAGGAACCGAGATCTTATTTACCACACGCACGTGTTGTCATGAGACATCCAGTTATGTAATTTGTGTTTGTAACACTTTGCAGCCATTCGCATATAATGATACTAGACTCATCAGTGTACAGTCATTACATGGTTACTCAGATGCTGTCCAAGTATCTCACACGCAATGGTGTGTCGTCAGCGAAATGACTTCCTTCTCATATGGAGGTCTAACGTGTCCTACCAACCACACCTTCTGCCTTGAGATATCTGAGGATTTCTCCATGGGACAGCTAAACATTCTTGGCAGAACAGCACTGGAGGTTGATGTGTCACCCTGGTGGGATGACACATTCTACGAGCAAGGAATCCACGCCCTGGCAGAGACAATGAACTTGGTGCAACAGACAATTCAGGAAACTGAATACCACCTCAATCAGGCACAGGTGGAAGTCAACATGGCCAAGAAGACGACCAGAATCTTGTCAAGCTCCTCCACTCGTTCGGCAAAGGATGCCTACACATGGTGGGACTGGGTGTTTCGTGGATGTGTCATCAGCAGTGCATTAATTTTCACCTTCTCACTGGTACAGTGCTGTTACTTTCACAGTGTACTCAGGACCCTACACTCAACAACCAGGGCAGCCTTTATTCTTAACCCCCTACAGCTACCTACATCTCAAAGACCCTGA